The Amphiura filiformis chromosome 12, Afil_fr2py, whole genome shotgun sequence genome includes a region encoding these proteins:
- the LOC140166614 gene encoding uncharacterized protein, whose product MKWNKHIDHMTAKGNRSLGFIKRNLHGCTEDIKDLAYRSLVRPTLEYCAAVWDPHTADQIYQIEAVQRRAARFVKRDYDRHSSVSAMITNLNWRTLAERRKIARLSVFQKAYEGYLSIPVRTLLHPVKRSTRRSHTKSFIELYSSKDCFKYSFIPRTLIDWNNLPQQIISTEDPKAFKQQLQNHFQ is encoded by the coding sequence ATGAAATGGAACAAACACATTGACCACATGACAGCAAAGGGGAACAGATCATTGggctttataaaaagaaatttacaCGGGTGCACTGAAGACATTAAAGATCTGGCTTATCGTTCACTTGTCCGTCCAACACTTGAGTATTGTGCAGCAGTATGGGATCCACACACAGCAGACCAAATCTACCAGATAGAAGCCGTACAAAGACGAGCAGCCCGCTTTGTCAAGAGAGATTACGATAGGCACAGCAGTGTATCTGCCATGATTACGAACTTAAACTGGAGAACACTAGCGGAGAGAAGAAAGATCGCTCGCCTGTCTGTCTTCCAAAAGGCCTACGAGGGTTACTTATCCATACCAGTTCGAACGCTGCTGCACCCGGTCAAGCGCTCCACCAGGAGGTCACATACCAAGTCATTTATCGAACTATACTCCTCAAAAGACTGTTTTAAATACTCATTCATACCTAGGACTCTCATAGACTGGAATAATTTACCACAACAAATCATCAGCACAGAAGATCCAAAAGCATTTAAACAACAGCTACAGAACCACTTCCAGTAG